The Candidatus Dormiibacterota bacterium genome contains a region encoding:
- a CDS encoding Flp family type IVb pilin: protein MRQAFYQLLEDDAAATLVEYALVIALVGVAAIVALKKLDRRLVHVFTLIRASIKKG from the coding sequence ATGAGGCAGGCCTTTTACCAACTCCTCGAAGACGACGCTGCAGCTACGCTGGTCGAATATGCCCTCGTGATCGCGCTCGTTGGGGTTGCTGCGATTGTGGCCCTCAAGAAGCTCGACAGGCGGCTCGTGCACGTGTTTACGCTCATCAGGGCGAGCATCAAGAAAGGCTAG
- a CDS encoding 3-oxoacyl-[acyl-carrier-protein] synthase III C-terminal domain-containing protein, with amino-acid sequence MALGMALVPRLAAIATSVPSYVLEQDDVVQRVRAIFKGEALVQRLLPVFENSGIRRRYSCVPVEWYYEPHDWKDRNAVYLDCAVPLLERAASDVLERAGARVDDVAAIVAVSTTGVATPSLDALLVERMGFPRTVRRLPIFGLGCAGGALGLARAASVARDMPGKSVLFLVVELCTLSFRREEVTKSNVVANALFGDGAAAALLSTQARGPAIVASGEHLFEDSLDVMGWDVAADGLRAIFSRDIPALVATRFRGVLDAYLAEQDLTMQDVDHVIPHPGGVKVLDALERAFGLAPGALDDSRAVLREYGNMSAATVLFVLERALSHGALRGDDWNRALVTAMGPGFTAGFVTLER; translated from the coding sequence ATGGCACTCGGAATGGCTTTGGTTCCTCGGCTCGCAGCAATCGCTACCAGCGTACCCTCATACGTGCTCGAACAGGACGACGTCGTGCAACGCGTGCGCGCGATCTTCAAGGGCGAGGCGCTCGTGCAACGTCTCTTGCCCGTCTTCGAGAACAGCGGCATACGGCGCCGCTACTCGTGCGTGCCCGTCGAGTGGTATTACGAGCCGCACGATTGGAAGGACCGCAACGCCGTCTACCTCGATTGCGCAGTGCCGCTACTCGAACGGGCCGCAAGCGACGTGCTCGAGCGCGCCGGCGCGCGCGTCGACGACGTCGCGGCGATCGTCGCCGTCTCGACGACCGGGGTTGCGACGCCGAGCCTGGACGCGCTGCTCGTGGAACGCATGGGATTTCCCCGCACCGTTCGGCGGTTGCCGATCTTCGGTCTCGGCTGCGCGGGCGGCGCGCTCGGACTCGCGCGTGCGGCGAGCGTCGCGCGCGACATGCCGGGGAAGAGCGTGCTCTTTCTCGTCGTCGAGCTGTGCACGCTCTCGTTCCGGCGCGAAGAGGTCACGAAGAGTAACGTCGTGGCAAACGCGCTCTTCGGCGACGGTGCCGCAGCCGCGCTGCTCTCGACGCAGGCGCGCGGTCCCGCGATCGTCGCCTCGGGCGAGCATCTCTTCGAGGACAGCCTCGACGTCATGGGCTGGGACGTTGCGGCCGACGGATTGCGAGCGATCTTCTCGCGCGACATCCCGGCGCTGGTCGCTACGCGCTTTCGCGGCGTACTCGACGCCTATCTCGCGGAACAGGACCTCACGATGCAGGACGTCGATCACGTCATTCCGCATCCCGGCGGCGTGAAAGTGCTCGATGCGCTCGAGCGTGCCTTCGGCCTTGCGCCCGGCGCGCTCGACGACTCGCGTGCGGTGCTGCGCGAGTACGGAAACATGTCGGCGGCAACCGTGCTCTTCGTGCTCGAGCGCGCGCTTTCGCATGGTGCGCTGCGTGGCGACGACTGGAATCGCGCGTTGGTGACGGCGATGGGTCCCGGCTTCACCGCGGGTTTCGTCACGCTCGAACGATGA
- a CDS encoding isoprenylcysteine carboxylmethyltransferase family protein, producing the protein MSISPVYAILALVGVQRVAEVVYAERNARALRARGGVEIAAWQHPFFVALHAAWFLSMAWLVPAGAAVNWYLVGGYALLQLARAWVLATLGARWTTRLIVLPGVPLVRAGPYRIMRHPNYAIVVLEIALLPAAFGAYWIAGTFTLLNALLLTWRVRAEDAALAAGRAG; encoded by the coding sequence ATGAGCATCTCGCCCGTCTACGCGATCCTCGCGCTCGTCGGCGTACAGCGCGTCGCGGAGGTGGTGTACGCCGAGCGCAACGCGCGCGCACTGCGTGCTCGCGGCGGCGTCGAGATCGCGGCGTGGCAGCACCCGTTCTTCGTTGCGCTGCACGCGGCGTGGTTTCTCTCGATGGCGTGGCTCGTTCCGGCCGGCGCGGCGGTGAACTGGTACCTCGTCGGCGGCTACGCGCTCTTGCAACTCGCGCGCGCGTGGGTGCTCGCGACGCTCGGAGCACGCTGGACGACGCGCCTGATCGTGCTTCCCGGCGTTCCGCTCGTACGCGCGGGGCCGTACCGCATCATGCGCCATCCCAACTACGCGATCGTCGTGCTCGAGATTGCGCTGTTGCCCGCGGCGTTCGGCGCGTATTGGATCGCGGGTACGTTCACGCTCTTGAACGCGCTCTTGTTAACGTGGCGCGTTCGCGCGGAAGACGCCGCCCTGGCCGCCGGGCGCGCGGGCTGA
- a CDS encoding L-threonylcarbamoyladenylate synthase — protein sequence MAVVPATAQTIRRAAQTLRDGGVVAFPTETVYGLAALALDAHAAARIFEIKERPSFDPLIVHVSDEDMLALVAREISPEARALMRRFWPGALTIVLPRADAVPGIVTAGLPTVAVRMPSHPVALALLRETGAPIAAPSANRFGGLTPTRAQHVEKMLGQRVECILDAGPTQLGVESTIVRLDPRPALLRPGAIAAEEIEAIVGPLERNVDERGAPLAPGRLAHHYAPATPLRVVASAGVPPAERHGSGYLAFQHAPQGYAAVRVLSPSGDLGDAAARLFDLLHELDALGLERIDAEPVPERGLGLAIMDRLRRAAA from the coding sequence ATGGCCGTCGTTCCCGCGACTGCGCAGACCATCCGCCGCGCCGCGCAGACGTTGCGCGATGGAGGCGTCGTGGCGTTCCCCACCGAGACGGTCTACGGCTTGGCTGCTCTCGCGCTCGACGCCCATGCGGCGGCGCGCATCTTCGAGATCAAAGAACGGCCCTCGTTCGATCCGCTCATCGTGCACGTGAGCGACGAAGATATGCTCGCCCTCGTTGCACGCGAGATCTCGCCGGAGGCGCGCGCGCTGATGCGCCGCTTCTGGCCCGGAGCTCTCACGATCGTGCTCCCGCGTGCCGACGCCGTGCCAGGGATCGTTACCGCCGGCTTGCCGACGGTGGCGGTGCGCATGCCCTCCCATCCGGTCGCGCTCGCGCTCCTGCGCGAAACCGGCGCTCCGATCGCCGCTCCGAGTGCGAACCGCTTCGGTGGCCTGACACCGACGCGCGCGCAACACGTGGAAAAGATGCTCGGGCAGCGCGTGGAGTGCATTCTCGACGCCGGCCCGACGCAGCTCGGGGTCGAGTCGACGATCGTGCGGCTCGATCCGCGCCCCGCGCTGCTTCGTCCCGGCGCGATCGCCGCGGAGGAAATCGAAGCGATCGTGGGTCCGCTGGAGCGCAACGTGGACGAGCGCGGCGCGCCGCTCGCGCCGGGGCGGCTCGCCCATCATTACGCACCGGCGACGCCGTTGCGCGTCGTCGCGAGCGCCGGCGTCCCCCCGGCCGAGCGCCACGGATCGGGATACCTTGCATTCCAGCATGCTCCGCAGGGCTACGCAGCCGTGCGCGTGCTCTCTCCGAGCGGCGATCTCGGCGATGCGGCGGCGCGCCTCTTCGACCTGCTTCACGAGCTCGACGCACTGGGGCTCGAACGCATCGACGCCGAGCCGGTACCCGAGCGAGGGCTCGGGCTCGCGATCATGGACCGCCTCCGCCGCGCCGCGGCATAG